TGCCTCGGAATTCATGAACCGCGCCGTCATACTTATCGTCAAAAAAGACGAGATTGCCGGACTCGGGCAATTCGGCATAAGCGACAGCGAAGGAAATGCCGATGCGAAAATAAGGAACATGCGTATTCCCAGAGGGGAATATTCGCTGTTCAGTGAAGTTATCGATGGGCAGTTGCCGGTAAAGGTTCAGCCTGACTCGGGAAAATGGACCAGATATTTTGTCGGGCAGTTGGGGGGAGGGGTGCCGACGGAATTCTTCATGGGTCCTATAGTCAGTGAAGGTAAAGTGGTAGCCGTTCTCTATGGTGACAATATCCCTGATGCCAAGCCGATAGGGGATACGGATTCTCTGGAAATCTTCCTTTCCCAGGCAGGTCTGGCGATGGAAAAGGCCCTTTTGCAGCGCAGATTAAAGGATAAAAGCCGGGAGGAGCTGTGAAAAAGATATTGATAGCAGAAGACTCTAATACCATGCGCTCATTGCTGATCTCAACAATAGACTCCATGGACAGATACGAAATCGTCGAAGCAGCCAGCGGGTTCGAGGCTCTTCGTCTGTTGCCCCGCGAACAGGTTCACCTCATCATCACCGATATAAACATGCCTGATATAAATGGTCTTGAATTGATAAGCTATGTGAGAAACAACCCCAACTATCAAGATATCCCTCTTTTCATCATATCGACGGAAAGCAGTGACAAGGATCTTGAGAAGGGACTCGCCCTTGGTGCCAATGAATACCTGGTAAAACCCTTCGATCCTGTCAAGCTGCAGGAACTCATTGGCAGATATCTTGGGTAATTTTCGGTTAGGCAGGGAGTCAAAATCAATAGGGTGAGAGTTTATGGCCGCAGATACTAGTATAGACAAAGCTGCCAAGGATTTTCTTGCAGAAGCAGAAGAAATTATCGACCAGTTAAGCCTTGATCTGGTCTCTCTCAGCGACTGCGCTGACAGTGGCGACTTCAATCCGGACGTGGTCAATTCCATCTTCCGCGGCGCCCATTCACTTAAAGGGCTTGCCGGCATGTTCGGCTTTACCGACATCGCAGACCTTTCC
This region of Geotalea daltonii FRC-32 genomic DNA includes:
- a CDS encoding response regulator yields the protein MKKILIAEDSNTMRSLLISTIDSMDRYEIVEAASGFEALRLLPREQVHLIITDINMPDINGLELISYVRNNPNYQDIPLFIISTESSDKDLEKGLALGANEYLVKPFDPVKLQELIGRYLG